The Candidatus Thorarchaeota archaeon genome includes a window with the following:
- a CDS encoding cytidine/deoxycytidylate deaminase family protein, translating to MFAFLPFVSTARALRKQEVHRTNNQGARLVLVTRKSKDTYFCEIADLVSSRSTCLRNKVGAVLVKESQILSTGYNGAPTGLPHCDEVGCIREKLKVPPGERHELCRGLHAEQNAIIQAAYHGVSVKGAKMYCTTKPCSICTKMLINAGITEIIYIEPYKDELAAQLLKESDLEVRRVKIKRKYGRTARNRK from the coding sequence ATGTTTGCTTTTTTACCCTTCGTTTCAACAGCAAGGGCCTTAAGAAAGCAAGAGGTTCACCGTACCAACAATCAAGGAGCACGTTTGGTCTTGGTAACACGGAAAAGCAAAGATACCTACTTCTGCGAAATCGCAGATCTCGTATCATCACGCAGTACCTGTCTCAGAAACAAGGTTGGTGCTGTCCTAGTCAAAGAATCACAAATTCTCAGCACAGGTTACAATGGAGCACCAACAGGATTGCCTCATTGTGATGAGGTGGGATGTATCAGAGAGAAACTGAAGGTACCACCGGGAGAAAGACACGAACTCTGCAGGGGTTTACATGCTGAACAGAATGCCATCATACAGGCTGCGTACCACGGTGTATCGGTGAAGGGCGCCAAGATGTATTGCACAACAAAGCCATGTAGCATTTGTACCAAGATGCTCATCAACGCGGGTATAACTGAGATTATCTACATAGAGCCCTACAAGGATGAGCTTGCTGCACAGCTACTCAAGGAATCCGACTTAGAAGTTCGCAGAGTGAAAATCAAGAGAAAATATGGAAGAACCGCAAGAAATCGGAAATAG
- a CDS encoding signal recognition particle subunit SRP19/SEC65 family protein, whose amino-acid sequence MKERDGLIIWPEYMDAKLTRAEGRRIAANLCVNDPSANLLRLAAKVIGHEAEVIQGKRYPRHPSEDRGGYIVLENPQGHSKKRLLMMLAKGARKVVAKKKKLEEAKRKRKSRK is encoded by the coding sequence ATGAAAGAACGCGATGGTTTGATCATCTGGCCTGAATATATGGATGCCAAGCTCACACGGGCTGAAGGCAGGCGAATCGCAGCAAATCTGTGTGTCAATGATCCAAGTGCTAACCTTCTTCGTCTCGCCGCGAAAGTTATAGGACATGAGGCGGAAGTAATTCAAGGTAAAAGATATCCACGTCATCCTTCGGAAGATAGGGGTGGCTACATTGTTCTTGAAAATCCACAGGGCCATAGTAAGAAACGTCTCTTGATGATGCTTGCAAAGGGTGCGCGCAAGGTTGTTGCTAAGAAGAAGAAGCTTGAAGAGGCCAAACGGAAGCGGAAATCACGTAAATGA
- a CDS encoding H/ACA RNA-protein complex protein Gar1, producing MRRLGKVLHVSKTGSIILRTKKIPRIGASVVDKSLDRIGTVSDVFGPVNHPYVAVSSANNVDTNRLVKMVLYLYKD from the coding sequence TTGAGGCGTTTGGGCAAAGTACTTCATGTATCAAAAACCGGGTCCATAATCCTTAGAACAAAGAAGATTCCTAGAATCGGTGCATCTGTTGTTGATAAGAGTCTGGATCGAATCGGAACCGTTTCAGATGTATTTGGTCCTGTAAATCACCCGTATGTTGCAGTCTCTTCTGCCAATAATGTTGATACGAATCGCCTTGTGAAGATGGTTCTATACCTCTACAAAGACTAG
- a CDS encoding RlmE family RNA methyltransferase, whose protein sequence is MGRRRRDEHYYQKAKKEGYRSRSAYKLKQIVKKFKLLRGVDIVLELCSSPGGWTQVLRELDPSLEVVAVDIEKMIPVMGVRFIQGDIRAEETQQKIDDFTRGKADLVLSDCSPKVCGNWNIDVARQLELAETTFNIAHRLDSNKALAKVFEGPGFEEFKKRIEQKFATTRLIKPDASRKSSSELYLLASNPR, encoded by the coding sequence ATGGGAAGACGAAGAAGAGATGAACACTACTATCAGAAGGCAAAGAAAGAGGGGTATCGCAGCAGGTCTGCATACAAACTCAAGCAAATCGTGAAAAAGTTCAAGTTGTTGCGCGGTGTTGATATAGTGTTGGAGCTTTGCAGTAGTCCGGGAGGGTGGACACAAGTACTACGAGAGCTGGATCCATCCCTCGAAGTTGTGGCTGTTGATATTGAGAAGATGATCCCGGTCATGGGAGTCCGCTTTATTCAGGGAGACATACGCGCGGAGGAAACACAACAAAAAATCGATGATTTCACGCGAGGGAAAGCGGATCTTGTCCTTTCAGATTGTTCACCCAAAGTCTGTGGGAACTGGAATATAGATGTCGCAAGACAATTAGAACTGGCTGAAACAACCTTCAATATCGCTCATAGGTTGGACAGCAATAAGGCATTAGCTAAGGTTTTCGAAGGGCCGGGGTTTGAAGAATTTAAGAAGAGGATAGAACAGAAATTCGCAACAACCCGCCTTATCAAACCAGATGCATCACGGAAATCCAGCTCTGAGCTTTATCTTCTAGCATCCAATCCACGATAA
- a CDS encoding tRNA (guanine(10)-N(2))-dimethyltransferase, translated as MTVEKEYTEGRTSFLSADVEHYAVQGQPTADMPVFYNPRMQINRDISVAILSTYLKESSVDLMCEPLAGSGVRTLRYLIECDGDFRAKMFDINPVAVEMCRKNIERNRLRQRAEVTRGNAKILLITESKEQRFDFVDVDPFGTPAPYIDAAIQSLNPRGSMLGVTATDMAVLCGVYPRVALRKYGGYSIRAPFTHELAVRLLYGMIYHAAGKQDYGIEPVASLSTDHYVRIWANLHESRSASNRQSREIGLISFCPVCMQFQVQPLREKGGGREFEHVVEGCNGSVRTAGPLWLGAIYDSSLLEQASAIIEQRNEDFDSQTPKLVSVMLEEEALMHIPYIDIHALCDAYSLTPPATDDIRRMLKEAGYASTKTHFTPTAIRTDAPVAKLVEIIKNLNKRR; from the coding sequence ATGACAGTCGAGAAAGAGTATACCGAAGGCAGGACATCTTTCCTGAGTGCAGACGTGGAGCATTATGCAGTACAAGGACAACCTACAGCAGATATGCCGGTATTCTACAATCCCAGAATGCAAATCAATAGAGACATCTCAGTTGCGATTCTCTCTACATACTTGAAGGAATCTTCGGTGGATTTGATGTGCGAACCACTCGCTGGTTCGGGAGTGCGGACTCTTCGTTATCTCATTGAATGCGATGGCGACTTCCGCGCAAAGATGTTTGACATAAATCCAGTTGCAGTTGAGATGTGCAGAAAGAACATAGAACGCAATAGGCTTAGACAGCGGGCTGAAGTAACTCGTGGGAATGCCAAGATTTTGCTGATAACCGAATCAAAGGAACAAAGATTCGATTTTGTGGATGTGGATCCATTTGGAACTCCTGCACCCTACATCGATGCAGCCATACAATCGCTGAATCCAAGGGGCAGCATGCTTGGAGTTACAGCTACAGACATGGCAGTCCTCTGTGGGGTATATCCTAGAGTGGCTCTCAGAAAGTATGGAGGGTACTCAATCAGGGCTCCCTTCACCCATGAATTGGCTGTGAGATTACTCTATGGGATGATATATCATGCAGCCGGAAAACAGGACTATGGAATTGAACCAGTTGCTTCACTCAGTACTGATCACTACGTGAGAATCTGGGCGAATCTCCATGAAAGTAGAAGTGCATCCAATCGACAATCACGTGAGATTGGGTTAATATCATTCTGTCCAGTATGTATGCAATTTCAAGTACAACCACTGCGGGAAAAGGGAGGGGGTAGAGAGTTTGAGCATGTCGTTGAAGGATGTAATGGCTCAGTCCGAACAGCAGGTCCACTCTGGTTGGGAGCCATCTACGATTCTTCCCTATTAGAACAGGCAAGTGCAATAATAGAACAGCGGAATGAGGACTTCGACTCACAGACTCCTAAGCTTGTCAGCGTTATGCTGGAAGAAGAAGCGTTGATGCACATACCATATATCGATATTCATGCATTATGCGATGCATATAGTCTGACTCCACCAGCCACCGATGATATCAGACGTATGTTGAAAGAAGCAGGATATGCATCTACTAAAACCCATTTTACACCAACTGCCATTAGAACAGATGCACCAGTTGCCAAATTGGTAGAAATCATCAAAAATCTGAATAAAAGGAGATAG
- a CDS encoding sodium-translocating pyrophosphatase, with translation MADPLFIGTAIAAGLLAVIVAIWIFRENEKADEGTERMREVSSYIENGAYSFIQRQYKLLTAFTLVLAAVIAFVFEWPYSVPIAISYIIGSLASMVAGYLGIIVATRANRRTAAAANKGGLNAAFKVAFRAGSFMGLCIAGIALIGLGILYPMWEFVFPTVGAPKLWEIVVGFSFGASTVALFAKAGGGIYTKTADIAADIVGKIEHHIPEDDPRNPAAVADAVGDNVGDVAGSGADIFDSNVAAILGAAILGASIDAVTPTTISFGLLPLMLAGIGTISSVIGVFLVRPKEGEDPGPALNRGTYLTTILFAVLGTMVIYLLGANLVLALSAILGLLGGVVIGFTSDVFTSDRGLGSFKPVLNMVDAADESPASLILSGYSYGLLSAVPSVLGVVVAMVLSFVLGANATTPGLGGWSGGIYAVAIAAVGLLSTNGFIMSTDAYGPIVDNARGVIEQAQAPHEAVVACDKLDASGNTTKAITKGFAIGASAISVLALFSAFIETAGIGRVVNIADPFILAGAFIGSLIPPIFSAILILGVQENSGRVIREIRRQFDEDPGILEGTSKPDYDACIGIATTGAIKELMPGTLLAIGVTILTGAILGLQALAAYLGGAVIIGFILALLMDNAGGAWDNAKKIIESPEYDKYEKGTPEYHEVHDSSVLGDMVGDPFKDTAGPSINTLLVVLSLTATLFLPIIVTLNNLIFP, from the coding sequence ATGGCAGACCCTCTATTCATAGGAACAGCAATTGCAGCAGGTTTGCTTGCCGTTATCGTTGCCATCTGGATTTTTCGAGAGAATGAAAAAGCAGATGAAGGCACCGAGCGGATGAGAGAGGTAAGCTCTTACATTGAGAATGGGGCTTACTCGTTCATCCAACGGCAATACAAGCTGCTCACCGCGTTCACTCTTGTGTTGGCGGCGGTAATCGCTTTTGTATTCGAATGGCCATATTCAGTACCAATTGCCATATCCTATATCATTGGATCATTGGCGAGTATGGTAGCTGGTTACCTCGGAATCATCGTCGCAACAAGAGCTAATAGACGAACCGCAGCGGCCGCAAACAAAGGTGGCCTCAATGCTGCGTTTAAGGTTGCTTTCAGAGCAGGTTCATTCATGGGCTTGTGTATAGCTGGCATCGCCCTCATAGGGCTAGGAATCCTTTACCCGATGTGGGAATTTGTGTTTCCAACAGTTGGTGCCCCCAAGCTTTGGGAAATCGTTGTCGGTTTCAGCTTTGGTGCTAGCACTGTTGCTCTGTTTGCTAAAGCTGGTGGCGGCATATATACCAAAACCGCAGATATTGCAGCTGATATTGTAGGAAAGATTGAACATCACATTCCAGAAGACGATCCACGCAATCCCGCAGCTGTTGCTGATGCAGTTGGTGATAACGTGGGAGATGTTGCAGGGAGTGGTGCAGATATCTTTGACAGTAATGTCGCTGCGATTCTTGGTGCAGCTATTCTTGGTGCATCTATTGACGCCGTTACACCGACCACCATCTCCTTTGGCCTGCTACCATTGATGCTTGCAGGTATTGGTACAATATCTTCCGTAATTGGGGTGTTCTTAGTACGACCGAAGGAAGGAGAAGATCCCGGACCAGCGTTGAACAGGGGTACTTACCTCACCACGATATTATTTGCGGTTCTTGGAACGATGGTAATCTATCTTCTAGGAGCTAATCTGGTGCTAGCCCTTTCAGCCATACTCGGATTGCTTGGTGGGGTTGTCATCGGATTCACGTCTGATGTGTTCACAAGCGACCGTGGCCTTGGCTCATTCAAGCCAGTGCTCAATATGGTTGATGCAGCAGATGAAAGCCCCGCTAGTCTTATTCTTTCAGGGTATTCCTATGGGCTGTTGAGTGCAGTACCGTCAGTTCTCGGCGTTGTTGTAGCCATGGTACTTTCCTTTGTTCTGGGCGCAAATGCAACCACACCTGGACTTGGAGGTTGGTCAGGCGGAATATATGCGGTCGCAATTGCCGCAGTAGGCCTGCTCTCTACCAATGGATTCATTATGTCTACAGATGCCTATGGTCCCATTGTGGATAATGCAAGAGGAGTAATCGAACAAGCACAAGCTCCTCACGAAGCAGTGGTTGCCTGTGACAAACTAGATGCAAGTGGTAACACAACTAAGGCGATAACGAAAGGGTTCGCAATTGGTGCTTCTGCGATTTCTGTGCTTGCACTGTTTTCTGCATTCATAGAAACAGCGGGCATAGGACGAGTTGTCAATATCGCAGATCCATTCATCCTTGCGGGAGCATTCATCGGGTCTCTGATTCCCCCGATATTCTCAGCCATTCTTATTCTCGGTGTTCAGGAAAACAGTGGGAGAGTGATCAGGGAAATTCGAAGACAGTTCGATGAGGATCCAGGTATACTGGAAGGCACCTCCAAACCAGACTATGACGCCTGTATCGGTATCGCAACAACTGGGGCAATCAAAGAACTGATGCCAGGTACACTACTGGCCATTGGTGTGACTATCCTTACTGGGGCAATTCTAGGACTCCAAGCCTTGGCCGCCTATCTCGGTGGCGCGGTCATCATTGGTTTCATCCTAGCACTACTCATGGATAACGCCGGTGGAGCATGGGATAACGCTAAGAAGATCATAGAATCGCCAGAATACGACAAATACGAGAAGGGCACGCCCGAGTATCATGAGGTACATGATAGCAGCGTACTCGGCGACATGGTCGGAGATCCCTTCAAGGACACCGCGGGCCCAAGCATCAACACCCTGCTTGTCGTGTTGAGCCTGACGGCAACATTGTTCTTGCCGATTATCGTCACCCTCAACAACTTGATCTTCCCGTAG
- a CDS encoding sugar phosphate isomerase/epimerase → MRFGIVPLEFEPAAELIIGNGTPDFSRFDVVELIHSALHIKHIEVIELTLDVPHLIPGSLPPETVTQLINLREETGCTYTAHLPLWSVELASPNEYIRKGSVESTVAAVELAEPLEPEYYVLHSTGALAAEFSRLGFPQGIMDVFSAFMAGYSAQSIEEILEQTNLDPRRLAVENVEFPFSVTRQVIDEYDCSICFDTGHLLTKFSGDEPVVDFYREHRERIVEIHLNDGSYRECDGVAVHEDHLALGDGEMPVQEFVSEIYDDGFDGPLIFELTAQQAKRSLDLIEQLIPEALT, encoded by the coding sequence TTGCGTTTCGGAATAGTCCCCCTCGAATTTGAGCCCGCAGCTGAACTAATTATCGGGAATGGCACGCCCGATTTCTCACGTTTTGATGTTGTTGAACTTATTCACTCTGCTCTACACATCAAGCACATAGAAGTTATCGAGCTCACCTTGGATGTTCCACATCTTATCCCCGGCTCTCTCCCCCCTGAGACGGTTACGCAGCTCATCAATCTACGAGAAGAAACAGGGTGTACCTACACGGCTCACCTCCCTCTCTGGAGCGTGGAATTGGCGAGTCCAAATGAGTACATCCGCAAGGGAAGTGTAGAGAGCACTGTTGCCGCTGTGGAACTGGCAGAGCCACTAGAGCCAGAATACTATGTCCTGCATTCCACCGGGGCTCTGGCAGCCGAGTTCTCTAGACTCGGTTTTCCGCAGGGTATCATGGATGTTTTCTCGGCATTCATGGCCGGATATTCTGCACAGAGCATCGAGGAGATACTGGAACAAACAAATCTAGATCCACGCCGTCTTGCTGTCGAGAACGTAGAATTCCCATTTAGCGTGACCCGCCAAGTTATAGATGAATATGATTGTAGCATCTGTTTCGATACCGGCCATCTACTGACCAAGTTCTCAGGCGATGAACCTGTGGTTGACTTCTACCGGGAGCATCGGGAGCGGATAGTTGAGATTCACCTTAATGACGGAAGTTACCGAGAATGCGATGGTGTTGCAGTCCACGAAGACCACTTGGCACTTGGCGATGGAGAGATGCCTGTGCAAGAATTCGTCTCAGAAATCTACGATGACGGTTTTGATGGCCCCCTTATTTTCGAGCTGACTGCTCAACAGGCCAAACGTTCTCTTGACTTGATTGAACAACTGATTCCTGAAGCCCTTACCTAG
- a CDS encoding thioredoxin family protein: MTPAEKPEGSNVEDMTKRLEMAMAKDEKDQKANGELNALSSMKEVHELRQSRTAVLEFYRQQCPHCKRLMPIMEELASDYEGKVFFAKVNIDDVPRVRESFEVFGVPLVVALKRGMPVARIEGFHDIEVYDDWISKIHSGMRPMDLATGPETELL, translated from the coding sequence ATGACTCCAGCCGAGAAGCCCGAAGGAAGCAACGTAGAAGATATGACGAAACGCCTTGAGATGGCCATGGCGAAGGACGAGAAGGACCAAAAGGCCAACGGCGAACTGAACGCTCTCAGTAGTATGAAGGAAGTACATGAATTACGGCAGTCTCGCACAGCAGTTCTTGAATTTTACCGGCAGCAATGCCCTCATTGCAAACGCCTAATGCCGATAATGGAGGAACTGGCTTCAGACTATGAAGGAAAAGTGTTCTTCGCGAAAGTGAACATCGACGACGTTCCCAGGGTACGAGAGAGCTTCGAAGTGTTTGGTGTACCCCTTGTGGTTGCTTTGAAGCGAGGAATGCCTGTTGCGAGGATTGAGGGTTTTCATGATATAGAGGTATATGACGACTGGATTTCCAAAATCCATAGCGGCATGCGTCCTATGGATCTAGCAACAGGACCCGAAACGGAACTCCTCTAA
- a CDS encoding GNAT family N-acetyltransferase produces MSEDWKARYSDKILRASKAIKKIKRGERIFLGTGCGVPYHLVQELANNATHMADNEIVHLLTLGDTPSADPKFQEQFRHNSFFISENMREAVAEGRADYTPIMLSDIPDLFRKRRMPIDAAFIQVSPPDEHGYCSLGISVDITKSGAESADMIIAQVNDKMPITLGDTFLNVRDIDYLVPFNEPLRHFESAEITEVVDRIGAYTARLIENESTLELGIGALPQSVCNNLLESGVRDLGIHTEMFSDSLIPLIEEGVVTCKKKSLHRGKVIASFAMGSENLYDYVDENPFFEFHPSEYVNDPYVIGQNNKMVAINSALEIDLTGQVCADSIGHLFYSGIGGQVDFIRGAARSPNGRAIICMPSTAKNGKVSRIVPRLSEGAGVVTTRGDVDYVVTEYGLATLHGKTIRERALSLIAIAHPDFRNDLLEAAKKMQYVFEDQVPFQTKGTYFASEYEVQDTFRGPEGKEINVKLRLIRPDDTDRIKDLFYDLSEESVFFRFLSPLKSIRRQTLQQFYDVDQERDISIVATIRPDVEGESEKIIGAGRYLLNRSTNEAEFALVVQDEYQNRGIGTFILNHLMRIAKSKGVDKFVAYVHPRNQPMIRFLHQTGKVIESRLSVADSEYIFKLKL; encoded by the coding sequence ATGTCGGAAGATTGGAAAGCGAGATACAGCGATAAAATCTTGAGGGCCTCAAAAGCCATCAAGAAAATCAAGCGAGGGGAGCGGATTTTCCTCGGTACTGGTTGCGGGGTACCATACCATCTGGTGCAGGAGCTTGCCAATAATGCCACACACATGGCTGACAATGAAATAGTACACTTGCTAACACTTGGTGACACGCCTTCTGCCGATCCAAAATTCCAAGAGCAATTCCGGCATAATTCATTCTTCATCAGCGAGAACATGCGTGAGGCTGTGGCCGAAGGCCGAGCTGACTACACACCAATCATGTTGAGTGACATCCCTGACCTGTTCAGAAAAAGACGAATGCCCATAGACGCAGCCTTCATCCAAGTCAGTCCGCCTGATGAACATGGGTATTGCTCCCTTGGGATTTCAGTAGACATCACCAAGTCCGGGGCCGAAAGCGCGGATATGATCATTGCCCAGGTAAATGATAAGATGCCAATCACCTTGGGAGACACATTCCTAAACGTGCGCGACATCGATTACCTCGTACCCTTCAACGAACCATTACGCCACTTCGAGTCTGCAGAGATAACTGAAGTTGTTGACAGAATAGGTGCATATACTGCAAGACTCATTGAAAACGAGTCCACCTTGGAACTTGGCATCGGTGCTCTTCCACAGTCAGTTTGCAACAACCTGCTTGAATCAGGAGTGAGAGACCTTGGCATTCATACAGAGATGTTCAGTGACAGTCTGATTCCCCTGATTGAGGAGGGCGTTGTAACCTGCAAAAAGAAGAGTCTGCACCGAGGCAAGGTCATTGCAAGCTTCGCTATGGGTTCGGAGAATCTCTACGACTATGTTGACGAGAATCCTTTCTTTGAGTTTCATCCCTCAGAATACGTAAACGACCCGTATGTCATAGGGCAGAATAACAAAATGGTTGCAATCAACTCGGCGCTGGAAATAGATCTTACTGGCCAAGTATGTGCCGACTCGATAGGACACCTGTTCTACAGTGGCATTGGCGGACAAGTCGACTTCATCCGAGGTGCAGCCAGATCGCCCAATGGTCGGGCAATCATCTGTATGCCGTCGACAGCCAAAAACGGGAAAGTATCCCGTATAGTCCCCAGATTGAGTGAAGGCGCAGGCGTAGTTACGACACGTGGAGATGTCGACTATGTTGTTACCGAGTATGGACTGGCTACCTTGCATGGCAAAACGATACGAGAACGTGCGCTGTCACTCATTGCTATTGCACATCCAGACTTCAGAAATGACTTGCTCGAAGCGGCAAAGAAGATGCAGTACGTCTTCGAGGATCAAGTCCCATTCCAGACGAAAGGAACATATTTCGCTTCTGAGTACGAAGTACAGGATACGTTCAGAGGGCCCGAGGGTAAAGAAATCAATGTGAAGTTGAGATTGATTCGGCCAGATGATACCGACCGGATAAAGGATCTCTTCTATGATTTGTCCGAAGAGAGCGTCTTTTTCAGATTCCTTTCACCCCTCAAATCCATCCGACGGCAGACGCTCCAACAGTTCTACGATGTTGACCAGGAACGAGACATATCAATAGTGGCAACAATCAGGCCGGATGTAGAGGGAGAATCTGAGAAGATCATCGGTGCAGGAAGGTACCTCCTCAACAGAAGCACGAACGAAGCCGAGTTCGCCCTCGTAGTGCAAGATGAATACCAGAATAGAGGCATCGGTACGTTCATTCTCAATCATCTGATGCGTATCGCCAAAAGCAAGGGCGTGGATAAATTCGTCGCCTATGTCCATCCACGAAACCAACCAATGATTCGATTCTTGCATCAGACTGGTAAAGTCATCGAGAGCAGACTATCAGTGGCAGATTCCGAGTATATATTCAAGCTCAAGCTGTAG
- a CDS encoding acetate uptake transporter yields MSDELANPAPLGLIGFGMTTVLLNMRTAGLIATSTSLGMIFAMGIFYGGFAQIIAGLMEFRKGNTFGTVAFTSYGLFWMTFVFLHVFASLDPAWAAAVDKGSMSAYLFCWGVFTFLMFFGTLKTNRVLQFVFFSLFVLFFMLSAADLLVYVGATAAGGALAVAAGIEGIACGGSAFYLAMAEVNGWPIFPVEE; encoded by the coding sequence ATGTCAGATGAATTAGCCAACCCGGCTCCGCTTGGATTGATCGGTTTCGGTATGACCACGGTTCTTTTGAACATGAGAACTGCTGGCCTTATCGCAACCAGTACCAGTCTGGGTATGATTTTCGCCATGGGTATCTTCTATGGCGGCTTCGCTCAGATTATTGCGGGTCTAATGGAATTCAGAAAAGGGAATACGTTCGGAACTGTTGCATTCACATCATATGGTCTCTTCTGGATGACCTTCGTGTTCCTGCATGTGTTTGCATCGCTTGATCCAGCATGGGCTGCAGCTGTGGATAAGGGCTCCATGTCTGCCTATCTATTCTGTTGGGGTGTCTTCACATTCTTGATGTTCTTCGGCACACTGAAGACTAACCGTGTGCTTCAGTTCGTGTTCTTCTCGCTCTTCGTCCTCTTCTTCATGTTATCCGCCGCGGACCTTCTTGTCTATGTCGGCGCAACTGCCGCAGGAGGGGCACTGGCAGTCGCGGCTGGAATCGAAGGCATCGCCTGTGGAGGTAGCGCGTTCTATTTGGCCATGGCTGAGGTCAACGGCTGGCCTATATTCCCTGTTGAAGAATAA